From candidate division KSB1 bacterium:
AATTGCAATGTCCTTTTTCATCCCAATAACAGAATCATACGGACCAGTCATCCCCACATCCGTGATGTACGCAGTGCCATGATTAAGAATTGTCTCATCTGATGTCTGGACATGGGTATGGGTCCCAATCACTGCGCTTACTTTTCCGTCAAGATACCAGCCCATCGCCCTTTTTTCAGCCGTCGCTTCGGCGTGGAAATCAACGATAATGATCGGAGTTACTTGCCTAATTTTATGGATTTCTTCTTTAACAGTTCGAAAGGGACAATCGATCGGATACATGAAAGTTCGGCCCTGAATATTGATCACTCCGATCTTTATGCCTGGTGCAATGTCAGCAATGATAGACCCTCTACCGCTCGCACCAAAAGGGTAGTTAAGCGGTCTTATTATTCTATGCTGATTGGTGTTCAATAATTTCTGAAAACCATATCGTTCAAAAATATGGTTTCCTGTGGTAATGACATCAATGCCATTGGAGAAATATTGTTGCGCGATATTTTCAGTCAACCCCTTTCCTGCAGCACCATTCTCCCCATTGGCGATACAAAAATCAATCTGATATTTATCTCTCAGGCTTTTTACAGTGCTTTTAATGATTGATAAGCCAGGGTTCCCAATAATATCTGCAATAAACAATATCTTTATATTTTTTTTGTTTTGAAATTGGGGCATAATATAAAAAATATTTTCTTAAAATCAAACAAAAATTTGAACATTTTTATTTCGCATAATTGATCGCTCGATATTCTCTAATCACTGTTACCTTTATCTGGCCAGGATATTCCATCTCAGCTTGGATTTTGCTTGCGATATCAGAAGCAAGTTGATCTGCCATTGCATCATCAATTTGTTCATGCTCGACAATGACTCTGACTTCCCGACCAGCTTGTATCGCATAGGTTTTTACTACGCCATTGAATGATTCTGCTAATTGTTCTAATTTTTGAAGCCGTTTTACATAACCTTCTAGGGTTTCTCTTCGAGCGCCAGGTCGCGAGCCAGAAATGGCATCTGCTGCTTGAACCAATATGCTGATAGGTGAAATCGGCTCAACATCTTCATGATGGCATGCAATGGCATTGATTACGACAGGATGCTCTTTATATTTTTTTGCGATTTCAGCGCCGATTTCGGTGTGGGTGCCTTCGGTTGTTTTGTCGATCGCCTTTCCAATATCATGCAACAGTCCCGCTCGCTTTGCCAAGGAGGCATCAAGACCGAGATCAGCTGCCATCAGCCCAGCGAGAAATGAAACCTCTTTAGCGTGTTGCAGCACATTCTGTCCATAGCTGGTTCGGTAATTCAACTTCCCCAACAACTTCACCAATTCAGGATGGACGTTATGGACGCCACATTCTAAAAGAGCTTGTTCTCCGATCTCTACAATTTTCTCCTCCATTTCTTTTTTAGTTTTTTCGACTACCTCCTCTATTCTCGCTGGATGGATTCTCCCATCTGCAATCAGTTTCTCGAGCGAAATTCTGGCAATTTCTCGGCGTAGCGGGTCAAATCCCGATAATATCACTGCTTCTGGTGTATCATCGACAATCACCTCGATGCCTGTTGCAGTTTCAAATGAACGAATGTTTCTACCTTCACGTCCAATTATGCGCCCTTTCATTTCATCATTCGGGAGATTGACAACGGAAACAGTGGTTTCAACCGAATGATCTGCCGCAGTACGCTGAATTGCCTGGATTATTATCTCTTTAGCTTCTTTTGTCGCATTTTGTCGAGCTTGATCCTTAATATCTTTTATGATTTGAGCGGCTTCTTGCTTTGCTTTTGTTATCAGACTTTCCATTAATATTTTTTTCGCTTCTTCATTCGATATTCCCGATATCTTTTCCAGCTTCTCGGTTTGTTCTTGAATCAATTTTTCCAATTCAGCTTCGCGCTTGGTAATTTTGCTCTCTCGTTCAATTAAGGATCTCTCAAGATTAGCTAACTTCTTCTCTTTATTGGTCAGCAAATCAACCTTTCGATCCATATTAATTTCGCGGTTGGCAAGCTGTTTTTCCAACTTAGCAAGCTCATTGCGCCGTGCCCTTGTTTCGTTTTCAAAATTCTGTTTGAGTTTTAACCACTCATCTTTTACCTCTAACAATTTTTCTTTCTTCAGCGTGTTTGCGGTATTTTCAGCATCCTTAATTATTTTTTCAGCGAGTTTCTCTGCATTAGCAATTTTTGCTTGTCCAATCCTTTTATTTGAAAACCATCCGCTGATGAAGGAAACTATTGCTATTGCGATCCCAACTATTATCAGCCAATATATTTCCATTACGCCTCCAATTTTTCATCATGAAAGATTTCGATAGCT
This genomic window contains:
- a CDS encoding TIGR00282 family metallophosphoesterase, giving the protein MPQFQNKKNIKILFIADIIGNPGLSIIKSTVKSLRDKYQIDFCIANGENGAAGKGLTENIAQQYFSNGIDVITTGNHIFERYGFQKLLNTNQHRIIRPLNYPFGASGRGSIIADIAPGIKIGVINIQGRTFMYPIDCPFRTVKEEIHKIRQVTPIIIVDFHAEATAEKRAMGWYLDGKVSAVIGTHTHVQTSDETILNHGTAYITDVGMTGPYDSVIGMKKDIAI
- the rny gene encoding ribonuclease Y, giving the protein MEIYWLIIVGIAIAIVSFISGWFSNKRIGQAKIANAEKLAEKIIKDAENTANTLKKEKLLEVKDEWLKLKQNFENETRARRNELAKLEKQLANREINMDRKVDLLTNKEKKLANLERSLIERESKITKREAELEKLIQEQTEKLEKISGISNEEAKKILMESLITKAKQEAAQIIKDIKDQARQNATKEAKEIIIQAIQRTAADHSVETTVSVVNLPNDEMKGRIIGREGRNIRSFETATGIEVIVDDTPEAVILSGFDPLRREIARISLEKLIADGRIHPARIEEVVEKTKKEMEEKIVEIGEQALLECGVHNVHPELVKLLGKLNYRTSYGQNVLQHAKEVSFLAGLMAADLGLDASLAKRAGLLHDIGKAIDKTTEGTHTEIGAEIAKKYKEHPVVINAIACHHEDVEPISPISILVQAADAISGSRPGARRETLEGYVKRLQKLEQLAESFNGVVKTYAIQAGREVRVIVEHEQIDDAMADQLASDIASKIQAEMEYPGQIKVTVIREYRAINYAK